The Solanum dulcamara chromosome 6, daSolDulc1.2, whole genome shotgun sequence genome contains the following window.
GAATGAATTATAGTCTTCTCATATTGTCTCATGCTATCCTTACTGCTGGGGATAGAATTAGGCCAAAGGTCTATATGGTTGGTATCACAGCAAGGTTCATATATGATTTTGGATCTACTCAACACTAAAAGTTAGCTTACGCAATGAAGATTGTCCAAGACTATATAACGAGAATACACACGATGTACGATCATAACAACATTTGTTAGACCAATATCAGAGAAAGAACTAGATGTGATACCAAGTTAAGAAAATGTATCTTGTACCTAACTCAAcaccaaaagctagctcaagtGATGAGGAGCGGGTAAACTATAGTAGTCAAAAGCAGAAAAAGCAGAAAACTCGTTGGGGCATTTAAGTGCAAACAACAATGACTACATCAGTTCCAAACAAGTTGGgtcggctatatgaatcctcaatGACCATGTTTCGCTATTTAAATTcatatatgtatgtgtatatACATGGGCGCAACGCAAAGAAAAATTACTATAGACACATGCCATAACTACTTGGACAAAGAATTGAAATATCCATAATTAAGCAACATCTATGAAATAAAATCCTGATAATCAACTTAAAACCTatttaaattttcttgaattagatATAAAgtagttatttatttttacaaggTAAAGTATCAAAAATAAGTTGTTGTTTTTTTGGAAGCTTGTATTCTTGTACCaaagttttaatttattaatactAATCACTAACAATTTCTCAAGCCACTTTTAAACTTTCAACCTATCTATTTACCAACTATATCTATGCCCTTTTAAAGATAGAGCTTTAAAGAGACTATAGCTAAGATCTGGGATTCCAACAAATGAATTTCAAAAGATAACCTAGTTTCCTATCCTTATTTGACTGCCTATTTTCATCCCTTAAAGACTTTGCATTAGACATTACTGGCATGTTCTTTCTAGAGATTATATTTGGGTCCATCAAATTCTGGCAGAATTTTTGTTCAAGCTTTTGCTTAAATAATTCTTTAACCTctaaacaacaacatacccagtgtcaCAAGTGAGATCTGGGAAGGGTGGGGTGTATGCAAACTTTACTTTGTGGGGGTAGAAAGATTGTTTCTGATATActtctttaacttttaaattgATGACAATTTGGTTGGAAACTTTATTAGATTAAACCAAACAGCACATtaattttttccaaaacctaGTACTACATGCATTTCCTCAATCAAAGATTTCTCGCCATTCTTTTCCTTCTCTTAAGAATGTCCAGaaaacagtttttttttttaatttttgaagtgTTAAAAGATTTATTCATAGTCAGATTAgtagattacataggtacaAGTTATTTTTATGTCTGAAAATGGTGGTGCACCCAGACTTCAATCATTAAAGCTAAAAGTCAAAACATCTTCGGAATAAATGATGAAAGTTGAAACAAAGAGAGCAAGGCAGATATAAATTGACAAATACACTTCAATAGTCAGCAGAACAATTtgacataataaataaaaagcatATAACTTCATGTTGTATAGTGGATTGACCATCCCACCTTTACTTAGCTAACACAGGAAAACATTTTAAGAACTCAGATATTGAGCAGAAAGCCAAACTAGAATACTTACAACGTAAGTGCAGCAGAAAAATCCGGTTTGTTAAAACTAATCCCAGCATTGCACTTGGTAAAAGAAGATGAAGCAGTATTAAATCCTATTTCACCACCAAGGGCTAAATCCTTGCTGCCAATAGCAGCCGAGAGCTCCAAGAGAGGGGAGGGATTTAAGCCAATACTGGAATTAATGGCAGCATGCTCATTAAGGTACTGAACATCGAGCtgaaaatacaaaaagaatGATTCAGAGATTGATATGGAATCCACAAACCAAATAACATACAGATTGTTTTATATCAGCCTAATAAGATACAGCTTGAAATCATAGCACATTTGGAAAAAACATGTACAACATACTATAACTAAAGGTTATAATAGATTTGACTCTTCCGAGTATGTGCATGAGtcacatttttttaataaggTAAGGTAGTTTTTTCTTTTGAGGATAAAGAAGGTAAGGTAGTTTTATTGAAAGCCAGACACTGTTTTATAGCAGGTACAGCTTGCTCCTCTAATTGACACGATAGGTTCAATTGCTTTCCTTCCACTCCACTAAACTGCTGAAAAAGAGATTGTGATAGAAATAAATTGAGATTTTTATACTGTTCACGTTAGCATCATCTGAaactataatatttaaaataatagaacCAGTAATCTAGATGACCCACAAATTGTCTTCACTAAGCACTTGTCCATCCGGATAGAAAGAAAAGCCTCTGCTCCCATTTTCAAAGACAACTTAACAAAAAGACCCGCCCGACAAGGGTGTCTTTCATAagattttattttgagttgtGTGAAAAAAGAGGTCTGGAATTAGCACATTATCCCCCAAACACTAGTCGGAattgaattaaatataaattaaacaaaAGTGCAACAGCCATTAAATGTTTCAAGCCCATATGTCCAGCTCAAAGGCTCAACATTGCACCGCATGATGTAATGAGCATTACCTGAGATGATGACGCTCAAGGAAAAGATGATGCTATGGGGGAAAACCAAAAAGGTGAAGATGTAATTGGTGATAATATATTATATCGACCTATATGATTTACTTGCATCCACAGAACTTTTTAAGAATAATACTTAGTAGGTAGCACGTTAATTTTAGTTCACTTAGCAGCCAGGGACGCTCTCACCAAGTTTCAGCTAGTTCACAGTAAACAACTAATCACTCACAAAATATTATCTGCCTGAACCAGTACGACCAAATGAAACAAAAAGGAACTCTTCATATCACTTACTATATTATTCTGACGTAACTGgaaataatcaatttaaaaatGAGCTATCTTTTATCCTCTAATTTGTCTCTTGGCCATTATATATGTGGTAGCATGCACACTAATTTAATTCTTTGGCTTATACATGTGTTGATGTGTATCATACAGACCAGAGATTCTTTTGACCAGTACTTTAGAAAGCACAACGATTAACCTTGCCAGACTTGTGATCAGGTATGTTGAAACCTAACGACACTTTCGTGGATCGGAAAACGTCAACCAGTGTAACTTTTGTTGAGACCTGCATATAAGATAACATATAAACATCACGTAAGAAATCAACTTTCGTTGAACTTACAAATAAGAGACCATGAGTTTAAATATATCTCATGATCACAAATTAGATTATTAAGAGGACAAGCAATTGCTGGTCTTAGTGGCAAACTGCTCTTACATTGGAATAGGTATCAACTTTGATATCAACAATTGTACTTCCGAGCTTATATTGAGTACTTATATCACCAACAAAAATTTGATCTTTCTTCACACCAGTAGCTGTTATTCCCtaatatgagaaaatgacaGAAGTTAGGATCAGATTCAGATATAACTCTAAATTAATAGGATACAAAAAAACTTCCAGAGAAAGTTGCACACATAGCAATGATAAATATTAGAAACACCAGATTTTACAGCACACCAGCACCATCTGTTGGGAAAGGTTCTATAGTCACAATTAATGAAAGCATACCAAGTACGATTGCCAATGAATTCACCACCATCACTTTCAAACAAATTGCAAACTTATGCAAGATATGAAACATTTTTATATCAATTTCAAGCGGATATACTTAATGGAACACCATAATCAAGCAGAATCAAGAGGTATTAGCAAATGCGAACTGTTATTTTAGACAAGGTAAGCTGAGATCAGGTGAGGTCCTAATACCTCTTTTCCTTGCAAACTATATAACAGGTGCAAAGTCGCCAATCATGGCCAAAATAGAGGACAATTTCCATTTCTACCAAAACCAAAGGAAGATGCAAGGACATTTTCTCAACAACTAAGAACATAAATGTTCTTCTGAACATCTTTCTACCATTTATATTTCATTCTCAAGGGATTTTCCTTATGTTGTAAACCCAACTTTACGACAGCTCAGGACACTGAATAATGTTATGAAAATCCAtctcaattaaaaaaaagaatgatcaTCCTATAAAAGCAGTACTCAAGACACAGTACAAGAACCACAGTGCTTTAACATCTTCATTTTTATGAAACTGATTTGCTTGAGTTCTTTAACATCTTCACTTGTACCCTCAAAAGGGAAACTAGTGGATCAATAAATTTCACAACCAAATTAAGTTCTTACAAGCCTTGCACGTACTTTAGGACCAATACTTCATTGCGAAacaagtaaaatatatatagaagtGGACATGACCAGGTTTTAATATGAATTGACTTTAATTATCAAATTGCAAATGCAGCAAGTACTACTGTGTCAGCCACACGTGAAACAAAGGAAGTCTTACCTGAAAATTAGGCTATATGGAATACTGTTAGTATACCTTAACAACGTTGCAAGAGTACAGAAGTTTCAATACCTCATATAAATTTAACAGAAAACTTGTGTCAGTGTGTGGGTGTGTATACGTGCACATAAGTAGattcttttctttctatttcGATTTATATTACTTCATTCCTATTCTCCTTTCTTGGAATAAGGGCCTTCAATGTTTAGATGGGATATAATTTGTTAACCCAGTACTGCTAGAATGGCAGCACTAGGTGATTTTGTCCCATCAACTTAAGCCTTGATGGGCAGAATACCCGATACTTGTACGGAGTGGAATAGTCGAGGTGTTAAAATTGGCCCAGACACCACtgttattaaaaagaaaatctaaTACAAAGGACAGATACCAGACTTGAAGacacataataatatatttcaGAACGAACGAACGATTTTGTAACTTAAAGTACATAATTATCCAATATcaagataataaataaactacAGCAGAAAGATAGATAATGTGTGCAGGTGGAAAAGTTTGGCATCCTTCTGAAACCCAACTAGAAGATTCAACAGCTCAAATAATCTAAATGAGAATAGTAAATGAGAGACTAAGCTAGTACCACTCCACTGGAGCTCGGAATAGAGAAGGTGAACTTCTGATCATAATTGTAGTCTTTGGTCAGTAGATCTGCATGAACGTTAGCATTTCATAGCACATTAGAATAGTTTCTCATATAGCAAGAAATGCAAGCTCCCGTTCCAGAGAAGATAATCTAAGACTAAGAGATGGATAGAAGTTATCAAAATTGTTAAATGATGACCTTTACGAATCTTACTATGATGCTCACTAAATAGAAATCTATTCAAGGAACTTTTTTGATAACAGAACAGTCAAAATTCAAAACTATTAACTTCACCTTGTTATAACAATCTAAGTGGAAGAAATCATTACGAAACAAATAGGTTGCAGTCTATATAAGCAAGCCGGTTAAAGTTTGAGCTCACTTCACCCTGCTGCAATCTCTGCACAGCTTCACAGTGACCTGACGCAAGCTCATTCAGCCTGACTTTAACTCTTATTCAAGGCTTGGTATAACCTATTTCAACAAGTTTGGGAGGCGAGTTTGAGCAAACCCAGCTTAAAAAGGCCTATACACTGTCatacacaaaatttaaaaatccatATATTTACAACTTTTGTTGCCTATAATCAGGAATATATTAGGCATATTTTTCAGCGCTGGTGAAAGTGCAATCATTACTCAGGGTTGAGCATAAAATCTttccttttccctttttttatgAGTATTTGAGCACAAAATCTTCTCAAAAGCACATATTACATGAAATTTTTCTTTCCGGTTCATTATCACAACTGTTAAAAGCTTATGCGAAATTATATGTTACAAAACAAACCTACTACActcttgatttttttataacataaataaattttattaatgttTGGGCCAAGTATG
Protein-coding sequences here:
- the LOC129891365 gene encoding mitochondrial outer membrane protein porin 4 isoform X1, with protein sequence MEQGPTPFSEIGRRARDLLTKDYNYDQKFTFSIPSSSGVGITATGVKKDQIFVGDISTQYKLGSTIVDIKVDTYSNVSTKVTLVDVFRSTKVSLGFNIPDHKSGKLDVQYLNEHAAINSSIGLNPSPLLELSAAIGSKDLALGGEIGFNTASSSFTKCNAGISFNKPDFSAALTLTDRGQAVRASYVHSVDPANGTEVGAEMIHRLSTYENSFSIGSAHKVDPLTSLKTRFSDNGKVAMLCQREWRPKSLITFSAEYDTKAKNSVPKLGLALALKP